A genomic segment from Dasypus novemcinctus isolate mDasNov1 chromosome X, mDasNov1.1.hap2, whole genome shotgun sequence encodes:
- the ATG16L1 gene encoding LOW QUALITY PROTEIN: autophagy-related protein 16-1 (The sequence of the model RefSeq protein was modified relative to this genomic sequence to represent the inferred CDS: inserted 3 bases in 2 codons; substituted 1 base at 1 genomic stop codon) → MSSGLRATGFPRWKRHISDELRRRDRLQRQAFEEIILQXNKLLEKSDLHSVLVHKLQTEKHDVPNRHEISPGHNGAWNDSQLQEMAQLRMRHQEELTELHKKRGELAQLVIDLNNQMQQKDREMQVNEAKIAECLQTISDLETECQELRGKLQDLERANQTLKDEYDALQITFTALEEKLRKTTEENQDLVTRWMAEKAQEANRLNAENEKDSRRRQARLQKELAEAAKEPLPVEQDDDIEVILDETSDHPDEISPVRAVSRAAGKRLSQPAGGLLDSITNIFGRRSVSSFPVPQDNVDPHPASGKEVRVPTTAVFIFDAHDGEVNAVQFGPSSRLLATGGMDWRVKLWKVIGEKCEFKGSLTGSNAGITSLEFDSAGSYLLAASNDFASRIWTVDDYRLXHTLTGHSGKVLSANFLLDNARIVSGSHDRTLKLWDLRSKVCIKTVFAGSSCNDIVCTEQCVMSGHFDKKIRFWDIQSESIVXEMELLGKITALDLNPERTELLSCSRYDLLKIIDLRINAIKQTFSAPGFKCGSDWTRVVFSPDGSYVAAGSAEGSFYVWSVLTGKVEKVLSKQHSSSINAVAWSPSGSHVVSMDKGNKAVLWSEY, encoded by the exons ATGTCGTCGGGCCTCCGCGCCACCGGCTTCCCGCGCTGGAAGCGCCACATCTCGGATGAGCTGAGGCGCCGGGACCGGCTGCAGAGGCAGGCCTTCGAAGAGATCATCCTGCA TAACAAGTTGCTAGAAAAGTCAGATCTTCATTCAGTGTTGGTCCATAAACTGCAAACTGAGAAGCATGATGTACCAAACAGGCATGAGATAAGTCCTGGACATAATGGTGCATGGAATGATAGTCAGCTACAAGAAATGGCCCAGCTGAGGATGAGACACCAAGAAGAACTAACGGAATTACACAAGAAACGTGGGGAGTTAGCTCAGTTGGTGATTGACCTGAATAACCAAATGCAGCAGAAGGACAGGGAGATGCAGGTGAACGAAGCAAAAATTGCAGAATGTCTACAGACTATCTCGGACCTGGAGACAGAGTGCCAAGAGCTTCGTGGTAAGCTGCAGGATCTTGAAAGAGCCAACCAGACCCTGAAGGATGAATACGATGCCCTGCAGATCACCTTTACCGCCTTGGAGGAGAAACTGAGGAAGACTACTGAAGAAAACCAGGACTTGGTCACCAGATGGATGGCCGAGAAAGCCCAGGAGGCCAATCGCTTAAATGCAGAGAATGAAAAGGATTCAAGGAGGCGGCAAGCCCGGCTGCAGAAAGAGCTTGCGGAAGCAGCAAAGGAACCTCTACCAGTTGAACAGGACGATGACATTGAAGTCATTTTGGATGAGACCTCTGATCATCCCGATGAGATCTCCCCAGTGCGAGCCGTCAGCCGAGCAGCTGGTAAGCGACTCTCGCAGCCTGCTGGAGGCCTTCTGGATTCTATCACTAATATCTTTGGGAGGCGCTCTGTCTCTTCCTTTCCGGTTCCCCAGGATAATGTGGATCCCCATCCTGCTTCTGGTAAAGAAGTGAGAGTACCGACTACTGCAGTATTCATTTTCGATGCACATGATGGAGAAGTGAACGCTGTGCAGTTCGGTCCCAGTTCCCGGTTACTGGCAACAGGAGGCATGGATTGGAGGGTTAAACTTTGGAAAGTGATTGGAGAGAAATGCGAGTTCAAGGGTTCCCTGACTGGCAGTAATGCAGGAATTACAAGCCTTGAATTTGATAGTGCTGGCTCTTACCTCTTAGCAGCTTCAAATGATTTTGCAAGCAGAATCTGGACTGTAGATGATTATCGAT CGCACACCCTCACAGGACACAGTGGGAAAGTGCTGTCTGCTAATTTCCTGCTGGACAATGCACGTATTGTTTCTGGAAGCCATGACCGGACCCTCAAACTCTGGGATCTACGCAGCAAAGTCTGCATAAAGACAGTGTTTGCAGGATCGAGTTGCAACGATATTGTCTGCACAGAGCAATGTGTAATGAGTGGACACTTTGACAAGAAAATTCGTTTCTGGGATATCCAGTCAGAGAGTATAGTCTGAGAGATGGAGCTCTTGGGGAAGATTACTGCCCTGGACTTAAACCCGGAAAGGACTGAGCTCTTAAGCTGCTCCCGGTATGACCTGCTAAAAATTATTGATCTACGAATAAATGCTATCAAGCAGACATTTAGTGCACCAGGATTCAAGTGCGGCTCTGATTGGACCCGAGTTGTATTTAGCCCTGATGGCAGTTACGTGGCTGCTGGTTCAGCCGAGGGGTCTTTCTACGTTTGGAGTGTGCTTACAGGGAAAGTGGAAAAGGTCCTTTCAAAGCAGCACAGCTCTTCAATCAATGCAGTGGCATGGTCCCCCTCCGGGTCTCATGTTGTCAGCATGGACAAAGGAAACAAAGCTGTGCTGTGGTCGGAATATTGA